One part of the Methylobacterium terrae genome encodes these proteins:
- a CDS encoding PhzF family phenazine biosynthesis protein — translation MSARFALIDVFHDGAFTGNPLAVVSGADLDTATMQAMTRWFNLSETVFLLPPTDRRADYRARIFTLAHELPFAGHPTLGACHAWLALGGRPRQAGRIVQECGAGLVPIRQDRDRLAFAAPKLLREGAVDEATMREAVAVLRIAPEQIVEARWADNGPGWIGVMLRSAEAVLAVEPVRRHEGRVDIGLVGAHAPGSEVAWEIRTLFSDGAGALVEDPVTGSFNAAVAGWLRETGRATGPYVAAQGTRLGRRGRIFVDYDGADWIGGRTLTVAEGTLPLDLGPGLSSRR, via the coding sequence ATGTCCGCCCGCTTCGCCCTGATCGACGTGTTCCACGACGGCGCCTTCACCGGCAATCCGCTCGCCGTGGTGAGCGGGGCCGACCTCGACACCGCGACGATGCAGGCGATGACGCGGTGGTTCAACCTGTCGGAGACGGTGTTCCTGCTGCCGCCGACCGACCGGCGAGCCGATTACCGCGCGCGCATCTTCACCCTCGCGCATGAGCTGCCCTTCGCCGGCCACCCGACGCTGGGTGCCTGCCATGCCTGGCTCGCGCTCGGAGGCCGGCCGCGCCAGGCAGGACGAATCGTGCAGGAATGCGGCGCCGGCCTCGTGCCGATCCGGCAGGACCGGGATCGCCTCGCCTTCGCGGCGCCGAAGCTGCTGCGGGAGGGAGCGGTGGACGAGGCGACGATGCGGGAGGCCGTGGCGGTGCTGCGCATCGCGCCCGAGCAGATCGTCGAGGCGCGCTGGGCCGATAACGGCCCGGGCTGGATCGGGGTGATGCTGCGTTCGGCCGAGGCGGTGCTGGCCGTCGAGCCGGTCCGGCGGCACGAGGGCCGGGTCGATATCGGCCTCGTCGGCGCCCACGCCCCCGGGAGCGAGGTGGCCTGGGAGATCCGCACCCTGTTCAGCGACGGCGCGGGCGCCCTCGTCGAGGATCCGGTCACCGGCAGCTTCAACGCGGCGGTGGCGGGCTGGCTGCGCGAGACCGGTCGCGCCACCGGCCCCTACGTGGCCGCGCAGGGCACCAGGCTCGGGCGCCGCGGCCGGATCTTCGTCGATTACGACGGCGCCGACTGGATCGGCGGGCGCACCCTCACGGTGGCCGAGGGGACCCTGCCCCTCGACCTCGGCCCAGGTCTCAGTTCGCGTAGGTGA
- a CDS encoding D-2-hydroxyacid dehydrogenase family protein — protein sequence MNQADGIRVAVLDDYQGVAEGLADWSGLGRDVTVDFFREPVPQAEAASRLAPYGVLCLMRERMPLDAALIAALPSLRLVVFTGGRNPSVDVAALKARGITVCNTRNGEGGIATAELTVALMLACARSLPREFANMAGGRWQETLGEGLEGRTLGLVGLGRIGARVAAVGRALGMRVTAWSPNLTPERAEAGGAVLATREALFSESDVVSLHMVLAPATRGIVGAAEIARMRKGAILVNTSRGPLVDEAALIAALGEGRIRAGLDVFDREPLPADHPLRGLPNAVLTPHLGYVTEGTFRMFYEDTVEAIAAWRRGAPVRVVEA from the coding sequence ATGAATCAGGCTGACGGCATCCGGGTCGCGGTGCTCGACGACTACCAGGGCGTGGCCGAGGGCCTGGCCGACTGGTCCGGCCTCGGCCGCGACGTGACCGTGGACTTCTTCCGCGAGCCGGTGCCGCAGGCGGAGGCCGCGTCGCGGCTCGCGCCCTATGGCGTGCTCTGCCTGATGCGCGAGCGCATGCCCCTCGACGCCGCGCTGATCGCCGCCCTTCCGAGCCTCCGGCTCGTGGTGTTCACCGGCGGGCGCAACCCCTCGGTCGACGTCGCGGCGCTCAAGGCCCGCGGCATCACCGTGTGCAACACCCGCAACGGCGAGGGCGGCATCGCCACCGCCGAGCTGACGGTCGCCCTGATGCTGGCCTGCGCCCGCAGCCTGCCGCGGGAATTCGCCAACATGGCGGGCGGGCGCTGGCAGGAGACCCTGGGCGAGGGCCTGGAGGGCCGCACCCTCGGGCTCGTCGGCCTCGGGCGGATCGGTGCGCGGGTGGCGGCGGTGGGCCGGGCGCTCGGCATGCGGGTGACGGCCTGGAGCCCGAACCTGACGCCGGAGCGGGCCGAGGCCGGCGGCGCGGTGCTCGCCACCCGCGAGGCCCTGTTCTCGGAGAGCGACGTCGTCAGCCTGCACATGGTGCTGGCGCCCGCGACGCGGGGCATCGTCGGTGCGGCGGAGATCGCCCGGATGCGGAAAGGCGCGATCCTGGTCAACACCTCCCGCGGTCCCCTCGTCGACGAGGCGGCCCTGATCGCGGCCTTGGGCGAAGGCCGCATCCGGGCCGGGCTCGACGTGTTCGACCGCGAGCCGCTACCCGCCGACCATCCCCTGCGCGGCCTGCCGAACGCCGTGCTGACGCCGCATCTCGGCTACGTCACGGAAGGCACGTTCCGGATGTTCTACGAGGACACCGTCGAGGCGATCGCCGCCTGGCGCCGGGGCGCGCCGGTGCGGGTGGTGGAGGCCTGA
- a CDS encoding TRAP transporter small permease — protein MSHAFDAASAAAEPERAAARARLPGPLAAIEAAMGGLNRLILLMGGLALVAACLVLSYSVVVRYFLKIPTEWQDETAVFLIVGATFLSAAGVQARRGHVAIEALTGLLTPRANRARLIVADVVSLGFVGFFAWKSWTLLHEAWVDGQISQSTWGPPLWIPYSLMALGMTLLSLQFLLQIAEAVARGPQAAGFADPKIGLGPDLERAKKQDGKKQDGKESAR, from the coding sequence GTGAGCCACGCCTTCGACGCGGCCTCCGCCGCCGCGGAGCCGGAGCGCGCCGCCGCGAGAGCCCGCCTGCCCGGACCCCTCGCGGCGATCGAGGCCGCGATGGGCGGCCTCAACCGGCTGATCCTGCTCATGGGCGGGCTCGCCCTCGTCGCCGCCTGCCTGGTGCTGAGCTACAGCGTCGTCGTCCGCTACTTCCTGAAGATCCCGACGGAGTGGCAGGACGAGACGGCGGTGTTCCTGATCGTCGGCGCCACCTTCCTGTCGGCGGCGGGCGTGCAGGCGCGGCGCGGCCACGTCGCCATCGAGGCGCTGACCGGGCTCCTGACGCCGCGGGCGAACCGCGCTCGCCTGATCGTCGCCGACGTGGTCAGCCTCGGCTTCGTCGGCTTCTTCGCCTGGAAGAGCTGGACGCTCCTGCACGAGGCCTGGGTCGACGGGCAAATCTCGCAATCGACCTGGGGCCCGCCGCTCTGGATCCCCTACTCGCTGATGGCGCTCGGCATGACGCTGCTCTCCCTGCAGTTCCTGCTCCAGATCGCGGAAGCCGTCGCCCGCGGGCCGCAGGCCGCCGGCTTCGCCGATCCGAAGATCGGCCTCGGGCCCGACCTCGAACGCGCCAAGAAGCAGGACGGCAAGAAGCAGGACGGGAAGGAATCCGCCCGATGA
- a CDS encoding malonate--CoA ligase: protein MSNHFFDIVRSRLPADPAGKVFLETPEGLRWSYADLIAESGRYAAALVGLGVAPGDRVAVQVEKSPAVIALYLGCVRAGAVFLPLNTGYTPAEIAYFLGDAEPALFVCDPGKLDALKPVAEGANVRQVGTLDAKGEGTMAAEAAGQTGDFADVPRASDDLAAILYTSGTTGRSKGAMLTHDNLASNALTLVDYWRFTDRDVLIHALPVFHTHGLFVATNTVLMSGAAMVFLPKLDPPLILSLMGRATALMGVPTFYTRLLKEPGLTREASAGMRLFVSGSAPLLAETHREWQERTGHAILERYGMTETNMSTSNPYDGDRVAGTVGFPLPGVSLRVVDPETGRALAPDQVGMIEVRGPNVFKGYWRMPEKTAAEFKADGFFITGDLGKVDERGYVHIVGRGKDLIITGGFNVYPKEVETEIDGLPGVLESAVIGVPHPDFGEGVTAVVVPRGAEAPSEAAILSALEGRLAKFKLPKRVIVVDELPRNTMGKVQKNLLRETHKGLYEG, encoded by the coding sequence ATGTCCAACCACTTCTTCGACATCGTCCGCTCCCGCCTCCCCGCCGACCCGGCGGGCAAGGTGTTCCTCGAAACGCCCGAGGGCCTGCGCTGGAGCTACGCGGATCTCATCGCCGAATCCGGCCGCTACGCCGCCGCCCTCGTCGGGCTCGGGGTCGCCCCCGGCGACCGGGTGGCGGTGCAGGTCGAGAAGAGCCCGGCGGTGATCGCGCTCTATCTCGGGTGCGTGCGGGCGGGCGCGGTCTTCCTGCCGCTCAACACCGGCTACACGCCCGCCGAGATCGCCTACTTCCTCGGCGATGCCGAGCCGGCCCTGTTCGTCTGCGATCCGGGCAAGCTCGACGCCCTGAAGCCGGTGGCGGAAGGGGCGAACGTCCGCCAGGTCGGCACCCTCGACGCGAAAGGCGAGGGCACGATGGCGGCCGAGGCGGCGGGCCAGACCGGCGACTTCGCCGACGTGCCCCGCGCCTCCGACGATCTGGCGGCGATCCTCTACACCTCGGGCACCACCGGGCGCTCGAAGGGTGCGATGCTGACCCACGACAACCTGGCGTCGAACGCGCTCACGCTCGTGGATTACTGGCGCTTCACCGACCGGGACGTGCTGATCCACGCGCTTCCGGTGTTCCACACCCACGGCCTGTTCGTCGCCACCAACACGGTGCTGATGTCGGGGGCCGCGATGGTGTTCCTGCCGAAGCTCGACCCGCCGCTGATCCTGTCGCTGATGGGCCGGGCGACCGCGCTGATGGGCGTGCCGACCTTCTACACCCGCCTGCTCAAGGAGCCGGGCCTGACCCGGGAGGCGAGTGCCGGGATGCGCCTGTTCGTCTCCGGCTCGGCGCCGCTGCTGGCCGAGACCCATCGCGAGTGGCAGGAGCGGACCGGCCACGCGATCCTCGAGCGCTACGGCATGACCGAGACCAACATGAGCACCTCGAACCCCTACGACGGCGACCGGGTCGCCGGCACGGTCGGGTTCCCGCTGCCGGGCGTCTCGCTGCGGGTGGTCGACCCCGAGACCGGCCGGGCGCTCGCGCCCGACCAGGTCGGGATGATCGAGGTGCGCGGCCCCAACGTGTTCAAGGGCTACTGGCGCATGCCGGAGAAGACCGCCGCCGAGTTCAAGGCCGACGGCTTCTTCATCACCGGCGACCTCGGCAAGGTCGACGAGCGCGGCTACGTCCACATCGTCGGGCGCGGCAAGGACCTGATCATCACCGGCGGCTTCAACGTCTACCCGAAGGAGGTCGAGACCGAGATCGACGGGCTGCCCGGCGTGCTCGAATCGGCGGTGATCGGGGTGCCGCATCCGGATTTCGGCGAGGGCGTCACGGCGGTGGTGGTCCCGCGCGGAGCCGAGGCGCCGAGCGAGGCCGCGATCCTCTCTGCCCTCGAAGGGCGGCTCGCCAAGTTCAAGCTGCCCAAGCGCGTGATCGTGGTCGACGAGCTGCCGCGCAACACCATGGGCAAGGTGCAGAAGAACCTGCTGCGGGAGACGCACAAGGGGCTGTACGAGGGCTGA
- a CDS encoding malonyl-CoA decarboxylase — protein sequence MAAISFLGDLLQSISDRGRGLIAFGRDDPAKASVAEVVKLAEDLISRRGEASGVALARIILDRYDSFGRDDRHDFLRRVALEFGADHAAVASAIAAYGKAPSRAALGRLHEAAEPRSQELIRRLNLARDGTIALVRMREDLFALRDATRKADKPDAALAEAVDSLDADFEHLFASWFNRGFLVLRRIDWTTPAHILEKIIRYEAVHAISGWDDLRRRIEPPDRRCFAFFHPALLDEPLIFVEVALTAGIAAAIAPILAHERQHTATREATTAIFYSISNCQKGLAGITFGNFLIKQVVEDLCREMPALKTFVTLSPVPGFRTWLDRERRADAPQGLTREDVETLRLLDQPDWHADKAKAEAVKKALLPAAAYYFLRAKTPRGKPVDPVARFHLGNGARLERLNFLGDVSPKGLSQGYGLMVNYLYDLAAIEKNHETYANLGTVSASLTVNRELRQNLPPARSVALAEA from the coding sequence ATGGCGGCGATCTCGTTCCTCGGCGACCTCCTCCAGAGCATCTCGGACCGGGGCCGCGGGCTGATCGCCTTCGGCCGCGACGATCCGGCCAAGGCGAGCGTCGCCGAGGTGGTGAAGCTCGCCGAGGACCTGATCTCGCGCCGCGGCGAGGCCTCGGGCGTGGCGCTGGCCCGCATCATCCTCGACCGCTACGACAGTTTCGGGCGGGACGACCGGCACGACTTCCTGCGGCGCGTCGCCCTCGAGTTCGGGGCCGATCACGCCGCGGTCGCGAGCGCCATCGCGGCCTACGGCAAGGCGCCGTCCCGGGCCGCGCTCGGGCGCCTGCACGAGGCGGCCGAGCCGCGCTCGCAGGAGCTGATCCGCCGCCTCAACCTCGCCCGCGACGGCACGATCGCCCTGGTGCGGATGCGCGAGGACCTGTTCGCCCTGCGCGACGCCACCCGCAAGGCCGACAAGCCGGACGCGGCGCTGGCGGAGGCGGTCGACAGCCTGGACGCCGATTTCGAGCACCTGTTCGCCTCGTGGTTCAACCGCGGCTTCCTGGTGCTGCGCCGGATCGACTGGACCACGCCGGCCCACATCCTGGAGAAGATCATCCGCTACGAGGCGGTGCACGCGATCTCCGGCTGGGACGACCTGCGCCGGCGCATCGAGCCGCCGGACCGGCGCTGCTTCGCCTTCTTCCACCCGGCGCTCCTCGACGAGCCGCTGATCTTCGTCGAGGTGGCGCTGACCGCCGGCATCGCCGCGGCGATCGCCCCGATCCTGGCCCACGAGCGCCAGCACACCGCGACCCGCGAGGCGACGACCGCGATCTTCTACTCGATCTCGAACTGCCAGAAGGGCCTGGCCGGCATCACCTTCGGCAACTTCCTGATCAAGCAGGTGGTGGAGGACCTCTGCCGCGAGATGCCGGCGCTGAAGACCTTCGTGACGCTCTCGCCGGTGCCGGGCTTCCGCACCTGGCTCGACCGCGAGCGCCGGGCCGACGCGCCGCAGGGCCTCACCCGCGAGGACGTCGAGACCCTGCGCCTCCTCGACCAGCCCGACTGGCACGCCGACAAGGCGAAGGCCGAGGCGGTGAAGAAGGCGCTGCTGCCGGCCGCCGCCTACTACTTCCTGCGGGCGAAGACCCCGCGCGGCAAGCCGGTCGATCCGGTGGCGCGCTTCCACCTCGGCAACGGCGCGCGGCTGGAGCGCCTCAACTTCCTCGGCGACGTCTCGCCGAAGGGCCTGTCGCAGGGCTACGGGTTGATGGTGAACTACCTCTACGACCTCGCCGCGATCGAGAAGAACCACGAGACCTACGCCAATCTCGGCACCGTCTCGGCCTCGCTCACCGTCAACCGCGAACTGCGCCAGAACCTGCCGCCGGCGCGGTCGGTGGCGCTCGCGGAGGCGTGA
- a CDS encoding TRAP transporter large permease, with product MSTAIIGTLYAGATLGAMLAGIPIAFALGAVALVFMLAFMPGASLDTVAQNVYEEMASITLLSIPLFILKGAAIGRSKAGQDLYSAMHAWMHRIPGGLGIANVFACALFAAMAGSSPATCSAIGSAGIPEMRRRGYSGGFAAGIIAAGGTLGILLPPSITMILYAVAAEQSLGRLFLAGIGPGLLLVLLFAAYAAWRFRREFAMARAAYVTGGPEHPILAQDRYSMAERFSTLPRVLPFVVLLTGVMVALYGGYATPSETAGLGGLLALALIAAIYGVWRARDVSPILVATLRESTMLMLIIGMSLLYAYVMSYLHISQAAAAAIVAMHLSPWLLLLTILLLVVGLGFFLPPVSIILMTAPIILPPLREAGFDLVWFGVVMTITMEMGLIHPPVGLNIFVIKNIAPDIPLSDIIWGTLPFVILMAVAILVLCVVPGIALWLPDLLLPSTK from the coding sequence ATGAGCACCGCGATCATCGGCACGCTCTACGCGGGCGCGACCCTCGGGGCGATGCTCGCCGGCATTCCGATCGCCTTCGCGCTCGGCGCGGTGGCGCTCGTCTTCATGCTGGCCTTCATGCCCGGCGCCTCCCTCGATACGGTGGCGCAGAACGTCTACGAGGAGATGGCCTCGATCACGCTCCTGTCGATCCCGCTCTTCATCCTGAAGGGCGCGGCGATCGGCCGGTCGAAGGCGGGCCAGGACCTCTACTCGGCGATGCATGCCTGGATGCACAGGATCCCGGGGGGTCTCGGCATCGCCAACGTCTTCGCCTGCGCGCTGTTCGCCGCCATGGCGGGGTCGAGCCCGGCGACCTGCTCGGCGATCGGCTCGGCCGGCATCCCGGAGATGCGAAGGCGCGGCTATTCCGGGGGCTTTGCCGCCGGCATCATCGCGGCGGGCGGCACGCTCGGCATCCTGCTGCCGCCCTCCATCACCATGATCCTCTACGCGGTCGCGGCCGAGCAGTCGCTCGGGCGGCTGTTCCTCGCCGGCATCGGACCGGGGCTGCTGCTGGTCCTGCTGTTCGCCGCCTACGCCGCCTGGCGCTTCCGGCGCGAATTCGCGATGGCGCGCGCGGCCTACGTCACCGGCGGGCCGGAGCACCCGATCCTGGCGCAGGACCGCTACTCGATGGCGGAGCGCTTCTCGACCCTGCCGCGGGTGCTGCCCTTCGTGGTGCTGCTCACCGGCGTGATGGTGGCGCTCTACGGCGGCTACGCCACGCCCTCCGAGACCGCCGGCCTCGGCGGCCTCCTGGCGCTGGCGCTGATCGCGGCGATCTACGGCGTGTGGCGGGCCCGGGACGTGAGCCCGATCCTGGTCGCGACCTTGCGCGAATCCACCATGCTGATGCTGATCATCGGCATGTCGCTGCTCTACGCCTACGTGATGAGCTACCTCCACATCTCGCAGGCGGCGGCCGCCGCGATCGTGGCGATGCATCTCTCGCCCTGGCTCCTGCTGCTGACCATCCTGCTCCTGGTGGTGGGCCTCGGCTTCTTCCTGCCGCCGGTCTCGATCATCCTGATGACGGCGCCGATCATCCTGCCGCCGCTCAGGGAGGCCGGCTTCGATCTCGTCTGGTTCGGCGTCGTGATGACGATCACCATGGAGATGGGGCTGATCCACCCGCCAGTCGGCCTCAACATCTTCGTCATCAAGAACATCGCCCCCGACATCCCCCTCTCCGACATCATCTGGGGCACCCTGCCCTTCGTGATCCTGATGGCCGTGGCGATCCTGGTCCTCTGCGTCGTTCCCGGCATCGCCCTCTGGCTGCCGGATCTGCTCTTGCCCTCGACCAAGTAG
- the dctP gene encoding TRAP transporter substrate-binding protein DctP produces MAFTRRSRLSRRSLLGAGLAAPALIGLGRAAQAATVLKLSHQFPGGTIDEGDFRDRMCRKFAAAVKERSKGAVEVQVYPGSSLMKTNAQFSAMRKGALDMSLYPLPYAGGEVPETNIGLMPALVTSYPQAMAWKAAPVGRKLTEILLSKNIVLVSWVWQAGGVASRERPLVRPEDAKGLKVRGGSREMDLMMKAAGAATLSLPSNESYAAMQTGACDAVITSSTSLISFRLEELSKSLTSGRGRSYWFMLEPIMMSKTVFDGLPKDHRDLIMAVGAEIESFGQEGAQADDTRVEQIFSKAGAKVEGLDEATLGRWRDIARDSAWKDYAAKSSSCAEMLKLAEAVA; encoded by the coding sequence ATGGCCTTCACCCGTCGTTCCCGCTTGAGCCGTCGTTCCCTCTTGGGCGCCGGCCTCGCCGCCCCCGCGCTGATCGGCCTCGGGCGCGCCGCGCAGGCCGCCACGGTCCTGAAGCTGTCGCACCAGTTCCCGGGTGGCACGATCGACGAGGGCGATTTCCGCGATCGGATGTGCCGCAAGTTCGCCGCCGCGGTGAAGGAGCGCTCGAAGGGGGCGGTCGAGGTCCAGGTCTATCCCGGCTCGTCGCTGATGAAGACCAACGCCCAGTTCAGCGCGATGCGAAAGGGCGCGCTCGACATGAGCCTCTACCCGCTGCCCTACGCCGGCGGCGAGGTGCCGGAGACCAATATCGGGCTGATGCCGGCGCTCGTGACCTCCTACCCGCAGGCGATGGCCTGGAAGGCGGCCCCGGTCGGCCGCAAGCTCACCGAGATCCTGCTGTCGAAGAACATCGTGCTGGTATCCTGGGTCTGGCAGGCGGGGGGCGTGGCGAGCCGCGAGCGCCCGCTCGTGCGGCCCGAGGACGCCAAGGGCCTGAAGGTCCGCGGCGGCTCGCGCGAGATGGACCTGATGATGAAGGCCGCCGGCGCCGCGACGCTCAGCCTGCCCTCGAACGAATCGTACGCGGCGATGCAGACCGGGGCCTGCGACGCCGTCATCACCTCCTCGACCAGCCTGATCTCGTTCCGGCTCGAGGAATTGTCGAAGTCGCTGACCTCGGGCCGCGGCCGCTCGTACTGGTTCATGCTCGAGCCGATCATGATGTCGAAGACCGTGTTCGACGGCCTGCCGAAGGATCATCGGGACCTGATCATGGCGGTCGGGGCCGAGATCGAATCCTTCGGCCAGGAGGGTGCGCAAGCCGACGACACCCGGGTCGAGCAGATCTTCTCCAAGGCCGGCGCCAAGGTCGAGGGGCTCGACGAGGCGACGCTCGGCCGCTGGCGCGACATCGCCCGCGACTCCGCCTGGAAGGACTACGCGGCGAAGTCGTCGTCCTGCGCCGAGATGCTCAAGCTCGCGGAGGCGGTCGCGTGA
- a CDS encoding branched-chain amino acid ABC transporter substrate-binding protein, which produces MTRTRAVAALWLAIGALLYGPGAARADVTIGVAVPRTGAVAGIGEQVLQGVQAAVRDANARGGIAGEPIVLDVQDDACDPSQAMAVAERFVRAGVRLVIGHVCSSASLAASDVYAAAGAVMISPASNAARLTDRGLPTIFRVSGREDDQGRLSATVLAERFRDKKIAILYDDTPLSRNLAESTKANLNKIGQNETLFAAIVPGQTDDAALIKRLQGAGIEVVYYGGHYQEMGKLVRKAAEAGYRPQWFGTSGIATKEFGSLAGPASDGVLMTFNPDLRRKPEAAAAVKALQADGIDPAGFTLYGYAALQALVEAGNFAKSTDPKAIAETLHSERFNLVLGNVGFDQKGDVTAPGYVLYVWRDGVFTYAN; this is translated from the coding sequence ATGACGCGCACCAGGGCCGTCGCCGCCCTGTGGCTGGCGATCGGAGCGCTGCTGTACGGGCCGGGCGCCGCCCGCGCCGACGTGACCATCGGGGTCGCGGTGCCGCGCACCGGGGCGGTCGCCGGCATCGGTGAGCAGGTGCTCCAGGGCGTGCAGGCCGCCGTCCGGGACGCCAATGCCCGCGGCGGCATCGCCGGGGAGCCGATCGTGCTCGACGTGCAGGACGATGCCTGCGACCCGAGCCAGGCGATGGCGGTGGCCGAGCGCTTCGTGCGCGCCGGCGTGCGGCTGGTGATCGGCCACGTCTGCTCGAGCGCCTCGCTCGCCGCCTCGGACGTCTACGCGGCGGCCGGCGCGGTGATGATCAGCCCGGCCTCCAACGCCGCGCGCCTGACCGACCGCGGCCTGCCCACCATCTTCCGGGTCTCCGGCCGCGAGGACGACCAGGGCCGCCTCTCGGCCACGGTCCTGGCCGAGCGGTTCCGCGACAAGAAGATCGCGATCCTGTACGACGACACCCCCCTGTCCCGGAACCTCGCCGAATCGACCAAGGCCAACCTCAACAAGATCGGCCAGAACGAGACCCTGTTCGCCGCGATCGTCCCGGGCCAGACCGACGACGCGGCCTTGATCAAGCGCCTGCAGGGGGCGGGGATCGAGGTGGTCTATTACGGCGGCCACTACCAGGAGATGGGCAAGCTGGTGCGCAAGGCGGCGGAAGCCGGCTACCGCCCGCAATGGTTCGGCACGTCGGGCATCGCCACCAAGGAATTCGGGTCGCTCGCGGGCCCTGCGAGCGACGGCGTGCTGATGACCTTCAACCCGGACCTGCGCCGCAAGCCCGAGGCCGCCGCCGCCGTAAAGGCGCTGCAGGCCGACGGCATCGACCCCGCCGGCTTCACCCTCTACGGCTACGCCGCGCTCCAGGCGCTCGTCGAGGCCGGCAACTTCGCCAAGTCCACCGACCCGAAGGCGATCGCCGAGACGCTGCATTCCGAGCGGTTCAACCTTGTGCTCGGCAATGTCGGGTTCGACCAGAAGGGCGACGTGACGGCGCCCGGCTACGTGCTCTACGTCTGGCGCGACGGCGTCTTCACCTACGCGAACTGA